Proteins encoded by one window of Lathyrus oleraceus cultivar Zhongwan6 chromosome 1, CAAS_Psat_ZW6_1.0, whole genome shotgun sequence:
- the LOC127125732 gene encoding protein SRC1: MAGIINKIGETLHIGGHKKEDEHKGEKSHDDKHKGEHKEGLVEKIKDKIHGDDEHKGEKSHDDKHKGEHKEGVVEKIKDKIHGGSDEHGNKGEKKDKKKKDKKKKEHGHGHDHDSSSSSDSD, translated from the coding sequence ATGGCAGGAATCATCAACAAGATCGGAGAGACTCTTCACATCGGAGGACACAAGAAAGAAGATGAACACAAAGGAGAGAAGAGTCACGATGACAAGCACAAAGGTGAACACAAGGAAGGTTTGGTTGAGAAGATCAAGGACAAGATCCATGGTGATGATGAACACAAAGGGGAGAAAAGTCACGATGATAAGCACAAAGGTGAACACAAAGAAGGTGTAGTTGAGAAGATTAAGGACAAGATCCATGGTGGAAGTGATGAACATGGAAACAAAGGTGAGAAGAAGGACAAGAAGAAGAAGGATAAGAAGAAGAAGGAACATGGTCATGGACATGATCATGATAGTAGCAGCAGCAGCGACAGCGATTAG